DNA sequence from the Chryseobacterium indicum genome:
CACTTATGATAAGCTTGGCTTTTTAGAGTCTTTTAAGGATCTTCCGATTGCCTTTATTTCACTTTTTGCCGTTAATTTTATCAGCAAAACAGGAACAAAAAAATCCCTGATTTCAGCTTTAACAATTGTTGGGATATGTTCTCTTATTTTGCCTTTCGTGGAAGTATTCTGGTTTTATAAATTATGGTTTGCCATTATCGGAGCTTGTTTTGCGATCGGGAAAATCTGTGTATTCGGAATTATCCGGAACAACATTTCAGACGAAAAATCTTTAGCAAAAACCATGAACAGCGTAGAAGCATCCTTCATGATCGGTGTTTTCGTGGTGAATATAGGTTTTGGATGGATTATTTCAAGCCGGTTTTCAGAATTCTGGAAATTCGGATTTCTATCAATCTCAGTCTTATCGGCAATTACCATTTTTTTATTTTCAAAGCTTCCTGTTTCGGAACCTGAAAAAACGAAGAGTGAAAATATTTTTAAAGAAGTTGCAGAAATTATCAACCCTTTAATCATCATATTTTTAGCGGTAATTTTTTCGATTGTTTTTTTAGAACAGAGTTTTAATTCCTGGCTGCCGTCTTTTTACAAAAATCATTTAAAAGTAAATTCTTTTTTTGCACTTCAGGCTTCATCGTTTTTAGCCCTTTTCTCTTATGCAGGAAGAACGATTACAGCAAATGTGATCCAGAGATTTTCACTTTCCAAATATTATATTTTGTGTATAGTATCTATTGCTACAGTTCTTTTAATCATCATCGGAATCCAGTTTTCCGGTTGGGACGATTCTAAAATTCTGCTGTTTCTTTTTCCTGTTATAGGATTGTTTTTATCTCCGCTTTACCCGGTAATCAATTCTAAAATGATCGCTACAATAGATAAATCCAAGGCTAACCTTTTCACCTCACTAATTGTTATTTTTTCTTCTTTGGGAAGCTCTGTAAGTTCGATCATCATGTCGGTTTTATTCGAAAATCAACTCCTAAACTACTACTCCGTTTATATTTTATCTGCTGTTATTCTGTTGTTTACAATTAGTTTAATTTATTTTAGATTTGCAGATACAAAATTTAGAAAATAATTTTATTTTTACTCCCATGAAAATCAAGAACGAAAAGAGTAAGGAAACCCTTCAGGAACTTATTGATACAAAAGACTTTGTAGCACACGTGTCTGTAGACTGTACCATATTTGGTTTTCATAACAATATCCTGAAAGTTTTACTCTTAAAATACCACGATCTGGATTTGTGGTCTCTTCCCGGAGGTTTTGTTTTTAATGATGAAGATCTTCGCGAAGCAGCGGAA
Encoded proteins:
- a CDS encoding MFS transporter, which encodes MTTKLSKISLPLKLTFLIFSMVLNCMGIVILQLSEAKITYDKLGFLESFKDLPIAFISLFAVNFISKTGTKKSLISALTIVGICSLILPFVEVFWFYKLWFAIIGACFAIGKICVFGIIRNNISDEKSLAKTMNSVEASFMIGVFVVNIGFGWIISSRFSEFWKFGFLSISVLSAITIFLFSKLPVSEPEKTKSENIFKEVAEIINPLIIIFLAVIFSIVFLEQSFNSWLPSFYKNHLKVNSFFALQASSFLALFSYAGRTITANVIQRFSLSKYYILCIVSIATVLLIIIGIQFSGWDDSKILLFLFPVIGLFLSPLYPVINSKMIATIDKSKANLFTSLIVIFSSLGSSVSSIIMSVLFENQLLNYYSVYILSAVILLFTISLIYFRFADTKFRK